In Burkholderia sp. NRF60-BP8, a single window of DNA contains:
- a CDS encoding chromate transporter encodes MNASARYAALFGVFAPLSIATIGGGQAVIADIQRQVVDVHHWMSATQFVNDFALARMAPGPGSLLATLIGWQVAGFWGAVIATLALFGPTAFLIYGVAHLWRRHRGARWQIALEAGLRPVAAGMILASVWVLLQALDGGWPARAIAVASTLCVIYTRVHALLLIAIGALLLVGVHALGGA; translated from the coding sequence ATGAACGCGTCCGCACGTTACGCCGCGCTGTTCGGCGTGTTCGCACCGCTGTCGATCGCGACGATCGGCGGTGGGCAAGCGGTCATCGCGGACATCCAGCGGCAGGTCGTCGACGTCCATCACTGGATGAGCGCCACGCAATTCGTGAACGACTTCGCGCTCGCGCGGATGGCGCCGGGCCCCGGCTCGCTGCTGGCGACGCTGATCGGCTGGCAGGTGGCCGGTTTCTGGGGCGCGGTGATCGCGACGCTCGCGCTGTTCGGGCCGACCGCGTTCCTGATCTACGGTGTCGCGCATCTATGGCGGCGACACCGAGGCGCGCGCTGGCAGATCGCGCTCGAAGCCGGCCTGCGCCCGGTCGCGGCCGGCATGATTCTCGCGTCGGTGTGGGTGCTGCTGCAGGCGCTCGACGGCGGCTGGCCCGCGCGTGCGATCGCCGTCGCATCGACGCTGTGCGTGATCTACACGCGCGTTCATGCGCTGCTGCTGATCGCGATCGGCGCGCTGCTGCTCGTCGGCGTACATGCGCTCGGCGGCGCATGA
- a CDS encoding enolase C-terminal domain-like protein, producing the protein MRITAIHERAIPVSRYADPAIASGGLTTSVVAVVTDVVRDGRPVTGYGYASIGRFAQGGLIRERFAPRLLAAADTLADEAGTNLDPLRAWRAMMAGEKPGGHGERCVAVGTLDMAIWDAAAKVADLPLHRFLADRLQRTAAPRVRVYAGGGYRYPHDDLARLSDEMRRIVDLGYTHAKIKIGGANLDQDRRRIEAAAARLAGSSHLAVDAMNTYDATTASQAVDMLAPFGLWWFEDICDPLDLPLQADVAARYAPPIAAGEALFSLAEAKLLDRYGGLRADRDVLVFDPVHSYGLPGYLQIVDHFVSRGWRRDAFWPHGGHLFSLHVVAALGLGGAEVSPFAFHPFSGLADGEIVDAGYARVPQAPGIGFELHAHAHDAFRTVSASGR; encoded by the coding sequence ATGCGCATCACCGCGATTCACGAACGCGCGATTCCCGTGTCCCGCTATGCCGATCCGGCGATTGCGTCCGGTGGCCTGACGACGAGCGTCGTCGCGGTCGTCACCGACGTCGTGCGCGACGGCCGCCCGGTGACGGGCTACGGCTACGCGTCGATCGGCCGCTTCGCGCAGGGCGGCCTGATCCGCGAACGGTTCGCGCCGCGTTTGCTGGCCGCGGCCGACACGCTCGCCGACGAAGCCGGCACGAACCTCGACCCGTTGCGCGCATGGCGCGCGATGATGGCCGGCGAGAAGCCGGGCGGACACGGCGAACGCTGCGTCGCGGTCGGCACACTCGACATGGCGATCTGGGACGCCGCCGCGAAGGTCGCCGACCTGCCGCTGCACCGCTTTCTCGCCGACCGCCTCCAGCGCACGGCGGCACCGCGCGTGCGCGTGTACGCGGGCGGCGGCTACCGCTATCCGCACGACGATCTCGCGCGCCTGTCGGACGAGATGCGCCGGATCGTCGATCTCGGCTACACGCACGCGAAGATCAAGATCGGCGGCGCGAATCTCGATCAGGACCGGCGCCGTATCGAAGCCGCGGCCGCGCGTCTTGCCGGCTCATCGCATCTCGCGGTCGACGCGATGAACACGTACGACGCGACGACCGCCAGCCAGGCCGTGGACATGCTCGCGCCGTTCGGTCTCTGGTGGTTCGAGGACATCTGCGACCCGCTCGACCTGCCGCTCCAGGCAGACGTCGCTGCGCGGTACGCACCGCCGATCGCGGCCGGCGAAGCGTTGTTCTCGCTTGCGGAAGCGAAGCTGCTCGACCGTTACGGCGGCCTGCGCGCCGACCGCGACGTGCTGGTGTTCGATCCGGTGCACAGCTACGGGCTGCCGGGCTATTTGCAGATCGTCGATCACTTCGTGTCGCGCGGCTGGCGGCGCGACGCGTTCTGGCCGCATGGCGGCCATCTGTTCTCGCTGCACGTCGTCGCGGCGCTCGGGCTCGGCGGCGCGGAAGTCAGCCCGTTCGCCTTCCATCCGTTCAGCGGCCTCGCCGATGGCGAAATCGTCGACGCGGGATACGCGCGCGTGCCGCAGGCGCCGGGTATCGGGTTCGAACTGCATGCCCACGCGCACGACGCATTCCGCACGGTTTCGGCGTCGGGCCGCTGA
- the scpB gene encoding methylmalonyl-CoA decarboxylase, translated as MTDTTKRDGASTVTVDLIGERIARVRFANPARRHALDAPLLDALVAHLDALAGHRPPPVVILSNDGSGDVWSAGHDLRELADDRDPLAYGKPLERALRRVRTYPGAVIAAVAGSAWGGAVDLAMSCDLVVAARDARFAMTPANIGLPYSTSGLLRFYDNLPIHVLKEMFFCAQPLDAERAAHHGLVNRLADAGGVDDAALDVARTIAAKAPLAVHAVKEQLRVLQDARPLPADAFERIAELRRQACGGADFDEGLRAFAERRAPVFRGM; from the coding sequence ATGACCGACACGACGAAACGGGACGGGGCGTCGACCGTGACGGTCGACCTGATCGGCGAGCGGATCGCGCGCGTGCGGTTCGCGAACCCGGCGCGACGGCATGCGCTCGACGCGCCGCTGCTCGACGCCCTCGTTGCACACCTCGATGCGTTGGCCGGACATCGTCCGCCGCCGGTCGTGATTCTGTCGAACGACGGCAGCGGCGACGTGTGGAGCGCGGGGCACGACCTGCGCGAACTGGCCGACGATCGCGATCCGCTCGCATACGGCAAGCCGCTCGAACGCGCGCTGCGGCGCGTGCGGACCTATCCGGGCGCGGTGATCGCGGCGGTGGCCGGATCGGCGTGGGGCGGGGCGGTCGATCTCGCGATGAGCTGCGATCTCGTCGTGGCGGCGCGCGACGCGCGTTTCGCGATGACGCCCGCGAACATCGGCCTGCCGTATTCGACGAGCGGCTTGCTGCGCTTCTACGACAACCTGCCGATCCACGTGCTGAAGGAGATGTTTTTCTGCGCGCAGCCGCTCGACGCGGAACGCGCCGCGCATCACGGGCTCGTGAACCGGCTGGCCGACGCGGGCGGGGTCGACGATGCGGCGCTCGACGTCGCGCGCACGATTGCCGCGAAGGCGCCGCTCGCGGTGCACGCGGTGAAGGAGCAGTTGCGCGTGCTGCAGGACGCGCGGCCATTGCCGGCCGACGCCTTCGAACGCATCGCCGAGTTGCGTCGGCAGGCGTGCGGAGGCGCGGATTTCGACGAAGGGTTGCGCGCGTTCGCGGAACGCCGCGCGCCGGTGTTTCGCGGGATGTAG
- a CDS encoding LysR substrate-binding domain-containing protein: MDLRQLRYFVKVVECGNVTHASEALHVAQPAVSQQMRNLEQDLGMQLLERSVRGVAPTAAGRTLYRHALELLRQADGTRELLRRDADTPQGRVTVGMPSSTARVLAIPLARAVRDRFPGIMLELIEAPSADLDTLLERARLDLAIVVDAVDTRGIAIHRLLTETLYLITWPGFPVPDAPVPLDAIARMPLVLPSAPNTIRNRVDWAMREAGLSYEIGFEASSTGLLFAAVMARLGVTILPWTAAHVEIEERKLKLSTVAHRLFARDLSLCWHDTALVSNAVQKVKAEIVRLFDTLGQRPEWAAGHAGRA; the protein is encoded by the coding sequence ATGGACTTGAGACAGTTGCGCTATTTCGTGAAGGTCGTCGAATGCGGCAACGTCACGCATGCGAGCGAGGCGCTGCACGTCGCGCAACCGGCCGTGAGCCAGCAGATGCGCAATCTCGAGCAGGATCTCGGGATGCAACTGCTCGAACGAAGCGTGCGCGGCGTCGCGCCGACCGCCGCCGGCCGCACGCTGTACCGGCACGCGCTCGAACTGCTGCGCCAGGCCGACGGCACGCGCGAGTTGCTGCGCCGCGACGCCGACACGCCGCAAGGCCGCGTGACCGTCGGCATGCCGTCGAGCACGGCGCGCGTGCTGGCCATTCCGCTCGCTCGCGCGGTGCGCGACCGCTTTCCCGGCATCATGCTGGAGCTGATCGAGGCGCCGAGCGCCGATCTCGACACGCTGCTCGAACGCGCACGGCTCGATCTCGCGATCGTCGTCGATGCGGTGGACACGCGCGGCATCGCGATCCATCGGCTGCTGACGGAAACGCTGTACCTGATCACGTGGCCCGGATTCCCGGTGCCGGACGCCCCCGTGCCGCTCGACGCGATCGCGCGAATGCCGCTCGTGCTGCCGAGCGCGCCGAACACGATCCGCAACCGCGTCGACTGGGCGATGCGCGAGGCCGGGCTGTCGTACGAGATCGGCTTCGAGGCAAGCTCGACAGGGCTGCTGTTCGCGGCCGTGATGGCCCGGCTCGGCGTGACGATCCTGCCGTGGACGGCCGCGCACGTCGAGATCGAGGAGCGCAAGCTCAAGCTGTCGACGGTCGCGCACCGGCTGTTCGCACGCGACCTGTCGCTGTGCTGGCACGACACGGCGCTCGTCAGCAACGCGGTGCAGAAGGTGAAAGCCGAAATCGTCCGGCTGTTCGACACGCTCGGGCAGCGGCCGGAGTGGGCGGCCGGCCATGCCGGTCGCGCGTGA
- a CDS encoding DpnI domain-containing protein gives MATAKQQLGSWGEQLIVKKCSCPKCKRSKTFKRLPTNFKCADIICDFCGFLAQVKTMSASDVAPLPKQLLGAAWGPQKERMDAAIYFALFLVLKTADAHAIYYLPTDFQNPALFSARKPLSDNARRKGWQGFMYVLSAVPDGAFVRLL, from the coding sequence ATGGCAACAGCAAAGCAGCAACTCGGCTCGTGGGGAGAGCAGTTGATTGTCAAGAAATGCTCTTGCCCGAAATGCAAGAGAAGCAAAACATTCAAACGGCTTCCGACCAATTTCAAGTGTGCCGACATCATCTGCGATTTTTGTGGGTTCCTTGCACAAGTTAAGACCATGTCGGCATCTGACGTTGCTCCGCTACCTAAGCAGCTGTTGGGCGCCGCGTGGGGACCACAGAAAGAACGCATGGACGCGGCAATTTACTTTGCTCTGTTTCTTGTGCTTAAGACGGCCGACGCTCACGCCATCTATTACCTGCCAACAGACTTTCAGAACCCTGCACTCTTTTCCGCTCGAAAACCTTTGTCCGACAACGCACGTCGCAAGGGCTGGCAGGGTTTCATGTACGTCCTGAGTGCAGTTCCGGATGGAGCATTCGTCCGCCTACTTTAG
- a CDS encoding CaiB/BaiF CoA transferase family protein, with protein MQALTGIRVVDLSRALSGPFCSMVLADLGADVIKVESGPHGDMSRAWGPFDRGVSTYYLSCNRNKRGICVDFRQPAGLDVVRRLIAQADVVIENFKAGTMDAMGLGYAALSARDPRLVMGSVTAFGPRGPLRDWPGFDQIAQGYAGLMSLTGFPDGEPTRTGTAIGDLSSGMWVATGVMAALFERERTGRGQHVGTSLLESLVALLSVHGQRYLSLGDVPRRTGNAHAVIAPYGVFETADGPLNLAPITTDMWERLCRLLDLPELPADPRFATNDARVAHRDELKALLDSRLRTRGKHEWTQRFVEAGLPAGPIHTLDEVFDDPQLAHCGLVEPVAHPTLGTLRQVVTPLGGMGDDLPVPRTRHAPPLLGEHTVDVLREAGYGDDAIDALLAQRAIFQADAVAEVVQ; from the coding sequence ATGCAGGCATTAACGGGAATCAGGGTCGTCGATCTCAGTCGCGCGCTGTCGGGGCCGTTCTGCTCGATGGTGCTCGCCGATCTCGGCGCCGACGTGATCAAGGTCGAGTCGGGTCCGCACGGCGACATGAGCCGCGCGTGGGGGCCGTTCGATCGCGGCGTGAGCACGTACTACCTGTCCTGCAACCGCAACAAGCGCGGCATCTGCGTGGACTTCCGGCAGCCGGCCGGCCTCGACGTCGTGCGGCGCCTGATTGCGCAGGCCGACGTCGTGATCGAGAATTTCAAGGCCGGCACGATGGACGCGATGGGGCTCGGCTACGCCGCACTGAGCGCGCGCGACCCGCGGCTCGTGATGGGCAGCGTCACCGCGTTCGGCCCGCGCGGCCCGCTGCGCGACTGGCCGGGCTTCGACCAGATCGCGCAGGGCTATGCGGGGCTGATGAGCCTCACCGGCTTCCCGGACGGCGAGCCGACCCGCACGGGCACCGCGATCGGCGATCTCAGCTCGGGAATGTGGGTCGCGACCGGCGTGATGGCCGCGCTGTTCGAGCGCGAGCGCACCGGGCGCGGCCAGCATGTCGGCACGTCGCTGCTCGAAAGCCTCGTTGCGCTGCTGAGCGTGCACGGGCAACGCTACCTGAGCCTCGGCGACGTGCCGCGCCGCACCGGCAACGCGCATGCGGTGATCGCGCCGTACGGCGTGTTCGAGACGGCCGATGGCCCGCTGAACCTCGCACCGATCACGACCGACATGTGGGAGCGGCTGTGCCGGTTGCTGGACCTGCCCGAACTGCCGGCCGATCCGCGCTTTGCGACCAACGATGCGCGCGTGGCCCATCGCGACGAACTGAAGGCGCTGCTCGACAGCCGGCTGCGCACGCGCGGCAAGCACGAATGGACGCAGCGGTTCGTCGAGGCCGGGCTGCCGGCCGGGCCGATCCATACGCTCGACGAAGTGTTCGACGATCCGCAGCTCGCGCATTGCGGGCTGGTCGAGCCGGTCGCGCATCCGACGCTCGGCACGCTGCGTCAGGTCGTCACGCCGCTCGGCGGGATGGGCGACGACCTGCCGGTGCCGCGCACGCGCCACGCGCCGCCGCTGCTCGGCGAACATACGGTCGACGTGCTGCGCGAAGCCGGCTACGGCGATGACGCGATCGACGCGCTGCTGGCGCAGCGCGCGATCTTCCAGGCGGATGCGGTGGCGGAGGTCGTGCAATGA
- a CDS encoding DMT family transporter, translated as MSPSQFAWLLLGVSVFAEVLGSVGLKCSAGLSRPLPSAIAIVCYACAVWLMALATKRIEMGLAYASWAAASTAATAMIGIVCFDESVSSLKLVGIALTVCALVALNLGDAAAR; from the coding sequence GTGTCCCCGTCCCAGTTTGCCTGGCTTCTGCTGGGCGTCAGTGTCTTCGCCGAAGTGCTCGGCTCCGTTGGCCTGAAGTGCTCGGCCGGTTTATCCCGCCCGTTGCCGTCCGCGATCGCGATCGTCTGCTATGCATGTGCGGTATGGCTGATGGCGCTCGCGACGAAGCGAATCGAAATGGGGCTCGCGTATGCGAGCTGGGCCGCTGCCAGCACGGCGGCCACGGCCATGATCGGCATCGTCTGCTTCGACGAATCGGTGTCGTCGCTGAAGCTCGTCGGCATCGCGCTGACCGTCTGCGCGCTCGTCGCGCTCAACCTCGGCGATGCGGCGGCACGATGA
- a CDS encoding chromate transporter, producing MPPASTTTPPAPPASDAPPGVLALFVAFAQIGLTSFGGGLSGRMMRDFVHERRWLDEEAFLNGLALSQALPGVNVKNLAIWIGYRLAGWRGAVAGFTGIIAPPAVLIVLFGVAFSTLTRFPLTHVALAGAAAAAIGLSISMAITAVRRLPRRVLPFAVMTLTFVSVAVLHWPLVWTVLIGGTLSVALEYRRATAAPGGSDAR from the coding sequence ATGCCTCCCGCCTCCACCACGACTCCCCCGGCCCCTCCGGCCAGCGACGCGCCGCCAGGCGTCCTCGCACTGTTCGTCGCGTTCGCGCAGATCGGCCTGACCAGCTTCGGCGGTGGACTCAGCGGACGGATGATGCGCGACTTCGTGCACGAGCGGCGATGGCTCGACGAAGAGGCGTTCCTCAACGGCCTCGCGCTGTCGCAGGCGTTGCCGGGCGTCAACGTGAAGAACCTCGCGATCTGGATCGGCTACCGTCTCGCCGGATGGCGCGGCGCGGTGGCAGGCTTCACCGGCATCATCGCGCCGCCCGCCGTGCTGATCGTGCTGTTCGGTGTCGCGTTCTCGACCCTCACGCGCTTCCCGCTCACGCACGTCGCGCTCGCCGGCGCGGCGGCCGCGGCGATCGGGCTGTCGATCTCGATGGCGATCACCGCGGTGCGCCGCCTGCCGCGCCGCGTGCTGCCGTTCGCGGTCATGACGCTCACCTTCGTGTCGGTCGCGGTGCTACACTGGCCGCTGGTGTGGACCGTGCTGATCGGCGGTACGCTGAGCGTCGCGCTCGAATACCGCCGTGCGACCGCGGCGCCGGGCGGGAGCGACGCACGATGA
- a CDS encoding reverse transcriptase domain-containing protein, translating to MAKNAYHTALSLDALRAAWGILFKKSSPRSRNTTGVDDISINDFRADEKARLNRLARDLHRRAFQFSDLRPHLIPKTSGKDRLICVPTVQDRIVQRALLNFLSDRYADRLANKISYGFVKDRGVKKAVHDACEIRAKYGWVYKTDIASFFDSIERLHLERALKAVIRERSLHPLLVQAIGCEISATKGSVAKRINRLGIKAGRGVRQGMPLSPFFSNIMLAGFDRVIEQKSLRAVRYADDLIFFASSRGECEDAAEFCARHLAPIGLTVPPVELGSKSAIYEPDEAAEFLGVSLVRHTAGYRLELTQEQIDVIRDDLLKLGSVQELVTRGIALPKLGHVLMLRRNGYLAAYDMCHNVENLSRELGKLEQRVLRRIYSEGLGINIDKLSPAARNFLSLI from the coding sequence ATGGCTAAAAACGCATACCATACTGCCCTGTCACTTGATGCCCTACGCGCGGCGTGGGGCATTCTATTTAAGAAATCTTCACCTCGATCCCGCAACACTACGGGTGTCGATGACATCTCCATCAACGACTTTCGTGCTGACGAAAAGGCTCGTCTCAATCGATTGGCTCGCGATTTGCACCGCAGAGCGTTCCAATTTTCCGATCTTCGACCACACCTCATTCCGAAGACTTCAGGAAAGGATCGGTTGATCTGCGTTCCGACGGTCCAAGATCGCATTGTGCAGAGAGCGCTTTTGAATTTTCTTTCGGATCGCTACGCAGATCGGCTTGCTAACAAGATCAGCTATGGCTTCGTGAAGGATCGTGGGGTGAAGAAGGCTGTTCACGACGCTTGTGAGATTCGAGCGAAGTATGGATGGGTCTACAAGACAGATATCGCGTCTTTTTTTGATTCCATTGAACGGTTGCATCTTGAGCGAGCGCTGAAGGCTGTCATCCGTGAGCGCTCCCTCCATCCGTTGCTGGTGCAGGCAATTGGTTGCGAGATTTCCGCGACGAAGGGGAGCGTTGCGAAGAGGATCAATCGACTCGGCATCAAAGCCGGGCGAGGCGTGCGACAGGGAATGCCGCTATCCCCATTCTTTTCCAATATCATGCTGGCCGGTTTTGATCGCGTGATTGAGCAGAAGAGTCTTCGTGCGGTCAGGTATGCGGACGACCTGATTTTCTTTGCCTCGTCTCGTGGTGAGTGTGAGGATGCGGCTGAATTCTGCGCGCGCCATCTCGCCCCGATTGGCCTAACGGTTCCACCAGTTGAGCTCGGTTCGAAGTCGGCGATATACGAACCCGATGAGGCTGCCGAATTTCTTGGCGTGAGCTTGGTTCGCCACACGGCCGGCTACCGGCTTGAATTGACGCAGGAGCAAATCGATGTCATCCGTGATGACTTACTTAAGCTCGGCTCTGTACAAGAACTCGTGACGCGAGGGATAGCTCTGCCAAAGTTAGGTCACGTGCTTATGCTGAGGCGAAACGGATATCTAGCAGCCTATGACATGTGCCACAACGTAGAGAATCTGAGTCGCGAGTTGGGGAAGCTGGAACAACGAGTACTTCGAAGAATCTACAGTGAAGGTCTTGGGATTAACATCGACAAATTGTCGCCGGCAGCCCGTAATTTTTTAAGTTTGATCTGA
- a CDS encoding ImmA/IrrE family metallo-endopeptidase: MDEIDKKAIAKEVKRFQYEIWQRAGMTHNTVPHLLQLFRPDHAANVHGYEYEVAEGSLGIHGIGKDLYQVAGLVDPTNNIIKIAGNLTYEVQRFTAAHELGHMVLHPGMSLHRDRPLTGEWSSPDKREREANHFAACFLAPEKLVRQAFEARFHTSTLHLDDTTAFYLVGCREMQNLLRSSTGSLEFARAVATAKAFGPGNCFKPLSKLFGMSPTAMAIRLDELGLVENGRAIAA, translated from the coding sequence ATGGACGAAATCGACAAGAAGGCGATTGCCAAAGAGGTAAAGCGCTTTCAATATGAAATCTGGCAGCGCGCTGGCATGACTCACAACACCGTGCCGCATTTGCTGCAATTGTTTCGGCCGGACCATGCCGCTAATGTCCACGGCTATGAATATGAAGTTGCCGAGGGCTCGCTGGGGATTCACGGCATCGGCAAGGACCTATACCAAGTAGCCGGCCTCGTCGACCCGACGAACAACATCATCAAAATCGCCGGCAACCTAACATATGAAGTGCAGCGCTTTACTGCTGCGCACGAACTCGGTCACATGGTCCTGCATCCGGGCATGTCGCTGCACCGCGACCGCCCTCTGACGGGAGAATGGTCGTCACCTGACAAACGCGAGCGCGAAGCTAATCATTTTGCGGCGTGTTTCCTTGCTCCCGAAAAGCTGGTTCGACAGGCTTTCGAAGCACGCTTCCACACCTCGACTCTGCACCTTGACGATACGACTGCCTTCTATTTAGTTGGTTGCCGCGAGATGCAGAACCTTCTCCGCTCATCAACGGGCTCACTGGAATTCGCCCGTGCGGTGGCAACGGCAAAGGCGTTCGGCCCGGGCAACTGTTTCAAGCCGCTCAGCAAATTGTTCGGTATGTCACCGACGGCGATGGCCATCCGCCTAGATGAACTGGGCCTGGTGGAGAATGGCCGCGCCATTGCTGCTTAA
- a CDS encoding LysE/ArgO family amino acid transporter — protein sequence MLDTSAFLEGLLLGAGLFTSVGPKDAFVIKRSISSPHLLSIALVCAGSDALLIALGAHGLSSLLSRHPGVVAAALWAGIAYLAGYGLLALRAAIVGRRPAHVGSASARREPTRSRTVLAAAAVSLLNPYAWIDTVLLLGTVIASHAPSAREPFAIGAMTASLAWFLMLAYGARACRAWFARTLAWRVLDGFVAVTMLGFAMRFAIDAL from the coding sequence GTGCTCGACACCTCCGCCTTCCTCGAAGGCCTGCTGCTTGGCGCCGGCCTGTTCACGTCGGTCGGCCCGAAGGACGCCTTCGTCATCAAGCGCTCGATTTCGAGCCCTCACCTGCTCTCCATCGCCCTCGTCTGCGCGGGCAGCGACGCGCTGCTGATCGCGCTCGGCGCGCACGGGCTGTCGTCGTTGCTGTCGCGCCATCCCGGCGTGGTGGCGGCCGCACTGTGGGCCGGCATCGCGTATCTCGCCGGTTACGGGCTGCTCGCGCTGCGCGCGGCGATCGTCGGACGGCGGCCCGCGCACGTCGGCAGCGCGTCCGCTCGCCGCGAACCCACCCGGTCGCGCACGGTGCTCGCGGCCGCCGCGGTTTCGCTGCTCAATCCGTATGCATGGATCGATACGGTGCTGCTGCTCGGGACCGTGATCGCGAGCCACGCGCCGTCCGCACGCGAGCCGTTTGCGATCGGCGCGATGACGGCCTCGCTCGCGTGGTTCCTGATGCTCGCGTACGGCGCACGCGCGTGCCGTGCGTGGTTCGCTCGAACGCTCGCATGGCGCGTGCTCGACGGCTTCGTCGCGGTGACGATGCTCGGCTTCGCGATGCGTTTCGCGATCGACGCGCTTTAG
- a CDS encoding cupin domain-containing protein — translation MSDFITVLRKTCPTPVLDATKWKRIGGDPHTVNLNAYVSKDGSKIMGTWICTPGKFEVNYEKWEYCHFLDGYCIITPEGEEPVHLKAGDVFVIEPGMKGTWEVVETVRKYFVFA, via the coding sequence ATGTCCGATTTCATCACCGTTCTGCGCAAAACCTGCCCGACGCCTGTCCTTGACGCGACCAAATGGAAGCGCATCGGCGGCGATCCGCACACCGTGAACCTCAACGCGTACGTCTCGAAGGACGGCAGCAAGATCATGGGCACGTGGATCTGCACGCCGGGCAAGTTCGAGGTGAATTACGAAAAATGGGAGTACTGCCACTTCCTCGACGGTTATTGCATCATCACGCCGGAAGGCGAGGAGCCGGTGCACCTGAAAGCCGGCGACGTGTTCGTGATCGAGCCCGGCATGAAGGGGACGTGGGAAGTGGTGGAGACGGTGCGCAAGTACTTCGTGTTCGCCTGA
- a CDS encoding MFS transporter yields the protein MFKAIDAPAAGAKPRRTPLTREQVKGFWAVYAGWVLDGVDSVIYALVLIPALTELLPASGIAATPANLGMYGSILFALFLIGWGLSFVWGPLADRFGRVRTLAASILIYSVFTGAAAFVHDVWALAACRLIAGIGVGGEWALAGTYVAESWPEDRRKMGAGYLQTGYYFGFFIAACLNYTIGAAYGWRAMFLCGLAPALLAVFTVMRVKEPGQWRRHDARDGDVADARRAHPLREIFAPAFLRRTLTSASLVGVAIVGLWAGSVYEASAVTTLATRAGIDHVGALRLASIGAAILSCATIAGCLAAPWLSERLGRRTALGVYFAGMAGSIVFAFGWAFYQPNGLVAFMVSLAFLGFFGGNFAIFSLWLPEQYPTRVRATAFAFNASVGRFIGAGVNFLLGAAIHGYGSLGVPVAWTAAVFGLGILILPFAVETRHQTLPE from the coding sequence ATGTTCAAGGCGATCGACGCGCCGGCGGCCGGCGCGAAGCCGCGGCGCACGCCGCTCACGCGCGAGCAGGTCAAGGGCTTCTGGGCCGTGTACGCGGGCTGGGTGCTCGACGGCGTGGATTCGGTGATCTACGCGCTCGTGCTGATCCCCGCGCTGACCGAACTGCTGCCGGCCTCCGGCATCGCGGCGACGCCCGCGAATCTGGGGATGTACGGCTCGATCCTGTTCGCGCTGTTCCTGATCGGCTGGGGGCTGTCGTTCGTCTGGGGGCCGCTCGCCGACCGCTTCGGCCGCGTGCGCACGCTCGCGGCGAGCATCCTGATCTATTCGGTGTTCACCGGCGCGGCCGCGTTCGTGCACGACGTGTGGGCGCTGGCCGCGTGCCGGCTGATCGCCGGGATCGGCGTCGGCGGCGAATGGGCGCTCGCGGGCACCTACGTCGCCGAAAGCTGGCCGGAGGACCGCCGCAAGATGGGCGCCGGCTACCTGCAGACGGGCTACTACTTCGGCTTCTTCATCGCGGCCTGCCTGAACTACACGATCGGCGCGGCCTACGGCTGGCGCGCGATGTTCCTGTGCGGGCTGGCGCCCGCGCTGCTCGCGGTGTTTACGGTCATGCGCGTGAAGGAGCCGGGGCAGTGGCGCCGGCACGACGCGCGCGACGGCGACGTGGCCGACGCGCGCCGCGCGCATCCGCTGCGCGAGATCTTCGCGCCGGCGTTCCTGCGCCGCACGCTGACGAGCGCAAGCCTCGTCGGCGTCGCGATCGTCGGGCTGTGGGCCGGCTCCGTCTACGAGGCGAGCGCGGTCACCACGCTGGCGACACGCGCGGGCATCGATCACGTCGGTGCGCTGCGGCTGGCGTCGATCGGGGCGGCGATCCTGTCGTGCGCGACGATCGCCGGTTGTCTGGCGGCGCCGTGGCTGTCGGAACGGCTTGGCCGGCGCACCGCGCTCGGCGTGTATTTCGCGGGAATGGCCGGCTCGATCGTGTTCGCGTTCGGCTGGGCGTTCTACCAGCCGAACGGCCTTGTCGCGTTCATGGTGTCGCTCGCGTTCCTCGGCTTCTTCGGCGGCAACTTCGCGATCTTCTCGCTGTGGCTGCCCGAGCAATATCCGACGCGCGTGCGGGCCACCGCGTTCGCGTTCAACGCGTCGGTCGGCCGCTTCATCGGCGCGGGCGTGAACTTCCTGCTCGGCGCCGCGATTCACGGTTACGGATCGCTCGGCGTGCCGGTCGCATGGACTGCGGCCGTGTTCGGGCTCGGCATCCTGATCCTGCCGTTCGCGGTCGAAACGCGCCACCAGACATTGCCCGAATGA